The proteins below come from a single Saccharopolyspora sp. SCSIO 74807 genomic window:
- a CDS encoding MSMEG_0568 family radical SAM protein: MSVGTERTPNSTAVDVRITTRAELALRGIRLDAEVARPAGAGPSDDGHVLVDGANAALPTNPASPYSVRDGRVWLGEEDTGVELLPVHRPKFYGLTTADGVRYEQIARLHGADVLATTVVQTCIRYAESDRCRFCTVEESLRDGATVAAKTPAQLAEVAEAAVRLDGVRQMVMTTGTTTGPDRGARNLVRSVRAVLEAVPGLPIQVQCEPPGDLRWITELRDAGATAIGIHVEALDEQVRKRWMPGKSQVPLAEYEAAWDEAVRVFGHNRVSTYLLVGLGEDPDELIAGAAGLIERGVYPFVVPFRPMAGTLAARDGIAAPSGELLTYVSEAVARLLRDAGMSGADQGAGCAACGACSVLKTAGG; the protein is encoded by the coding sequence GTGAGCGTTGGTACCGAACGGACACCCAACAGCACGGCCGTGGACGTGCGGATCACGACCCGTGCGGAGCTCGCTCTGCGCGGGATCCGGCTGGACGCCGAGGTGGCGCGGCCGGCGGGCGCGGGCCCCAGCGACGACGGGCACGTCCTCGTCGACGGCGCCAACGCCGCGCTGCCCACCAACCCCGCCAGCCCGTACTCGGTGCGCGACGGCCGGGTGTGGCTGGGCGAGGAGGACACCGGGGTCGAGCTCTTGCCGGTGCACCGGCCGAAGTTCTACGGCCTGACCACGGCGGACGGTGTCCGCTACGAGCAGATCGCCCGACTGCACGGTGCCGACGTGCTCGCCACGACGGTGGTGCAGACCTGCATCCGCTACGCCGAATCCGATCGCTGCCGGTTCTGCACCGTCGAGGAGTCCTTGCGCGATGGTGCGACGGTGGCGGCCAAGACCCCGGCGCAGCTGGCCGAGGTCGCCGAGGCCGCCGTCCGGCTCGACGGCGTGCGGCAGATGGTGATGACCACGGGCACCACCACCGGGCCCGACCGGGGCGCGCGCAACCTGGTGCGATCGGTGCGCGCGGTGCTGGAGGCCGTGCCGGGGCTGCCGATCCAGGTCCAGTGCGAACCACCCGGCGACCTGCGCTGGATCACCGAGCTCCGCGACGCCGGTGCCACCGCGATCGGCATCCACGTCGAGGCGCTGGACGAGCAGGTGCGGAAGCGCTGGATGCCCGGCAAGTCGCAGGTGCCCCTGGCTGAGTACGAAGCTGCCTGGGACGAGGCCGTGCGGGTGTTCGGCCACAATCGGGTCTCCACCTACCTGCTGGTCGGGCTGGGTGAAGACCCCGATGAGCTGATCGCCGGTGCGGCCGGGCTCATCGAGCGCGGGGTCTACCCGTTCGTCGTCCCGTTCCGGCCGATGGCGGGAACCCTCGCCGCCCGCGACGGGATCGCCGCGCCCAGCGGAGAGCTGCTGACCTACGTCAGCGAGGCGGTGGCGAGGCTGCTCCGCGACGCCGGGATGTCGGGTGCCGACCAGGGCGCGGGATGCGCGGCCTGCGGGGCCTGCTCGGTCCTGAAGACG
- a CDS encoding MSMEG_0572/Sll0783 family nitrogen starvation response protein yields MSEAVDLTDVEQKSREEIPHPSLPEGSSIYGSTKVFPDYEAENGETYFTLVHGIAHESSVSFVAVLQATRALRKGFESAVYFYGPGSLNCLATRGFPTTGNSAFPGEHNINNQLKSFIAEGGKVYCCRFGLSLHGAREEDLIEGVIPTHPLDVQDAIIHYARKGAIINSTYQL; encoded by the coding sequence ATGTCCGAGGCCGTTGATCTCACCGACGTCGAGCAGAAGTCCCGCGAGGAGATCCCGCACCCGTCGCTGCCGGAGGGCTCCAGCATCTACGGGTCGACCAAGGTCTTCCCCGACTACGAGGCGGAGAACGGCGAAACCTACTTCACCCTCGTGCACGGCATCGCGCACGAGTCGTCGGTGAGCTTCGTGGCCGTGCTGCAGGCGACCCGCGCGCTGCGCAAGGGATTCGAGTCGGCCGTCTACTTCTACGGGCCCGGCTCGCTGAACTGCCTGGCCACCCGCGGATTCCCGACCACGGGCAACTCCGCGTTCCCCGGTGAGCACAACATCAACAACCAGCTGAAGTCCTTTATCGCCGAAGGCGGCAAGGTGTACTGCTGCCGGTTCGGCCTGTCCCTGCACGGAGCCCGGGAGGAAGACCTCATCGAGGGCGTCATCCCGACCCACCCGCTGGACGTGCAGGACGCGATCATCCACTACGCCCGCAAGGGCGCGATCATCAACTCCACCTACCAGCTCTGA
- a CDS encoding amidohydrolase family protein, producing the protein MTRLVFDAHRHLGALPAHPFYGGPAVNPDTTARATVDGLLADLDAEGTERALVLPNYGVPDPDVAFAHNELVLEAAQRDDRVRAGLWVSARPEDRERTAKALALAGESGVRALKLSFLLGGSPTAPECLPQLDEIFAVAERHGLVVHVHTSPGAASDIDQVGTLVDRYADRVRVHLVHFGGGMSGHIKLVGSRFFDWITAGKHVYTDLSWAIGFAPHWLAREIEHRGIGHDRVLFASDQPWGDFPGEYARMRAAAGDGELGELVFRETFAALYD; encoded by the coding sequence GTGACCAGACTGGTATTCGACGCCCACCGGCATCTCGGCGCGCTGCCCGCCCACCCCTTCTACGGCGGGCCCGCGGTCAACCCCGACACCACGGCTCGAGCCACGGTCGACGGGCTGCTGGCCGACCTCGACGCGGAGGGCACCGAACGGGCCCTGGTGCTGCCGAACTACGGCGTGCCGGACCCCGACGTCGCCTTCGCCCACAACGAACTCGTCCTCGAAGCCGCGCAGCGCGACGACCGGGTGCGCGCCGGGCTGTGGGTCTCGGCCCGGCCGGAGGACCGCGAGCGGACCGCGAAAGCGCTGGCCCTGGCGGGGGAGAGCGGCGTTCGTGCGCTGAAGCTGAGCTTCCTGCTCGGCGGCTCGCCCACCGCGCCGGAGTGCCTGCCGCAGCTGGACGAGATCTTCGCCGTCGCCGAACGCCACGGCCTGGTGGTGCACGTGCACACCTCGCCGGGCGCGGCCTCGGACATCGACCAGGTCGGCACGCTCGTCGACCGCTACGCCGACCGGGTGCGGGTGCACCTGGTGCACTTCGGCGGCGGGATGAGCGGCCACATCAAGCTCGTCGGGTCCCGGTTCTTCGACTGGATCACCGCGGGCAAGCACGTCTACACCGACCTCTCCTGGGCCATCGGGTTCGCCCCGCACTGGCTTGCTCGGGAGATCGAGCACCGCGGCATCGGTCACGACCGGGTGCTCTTCGCCAGCGACCAGCCGTGGGGCGACTTCCCCGGCGAGTACGCGCGGATGCGCGCCGCGGCAGGCGACGGCGAACTCGGCGAACTCGTGTTCCGCGAGACCTTCGCCGCGCTCTACGACTGA
- a CDS encoding MSMEG_0569 family flavin-dependent oxidoreductase — translation MTVTDTHYPVVVVGGGQAGLSASYCLRERGIRHVVLEANRLGHDWRTRRWESFCLVTPNWQCALPGFPYKGPDPDGFMVRDEIVSYLERYAELFDPPLVEGVKATRLRRTDAGTFVLDTTAGRLSAEQVVVATGAYHVPSTPRIAERIPAGITQLHSADYHSSEALPPGEVLVVGSGQSGAQIAEDLHLAGRRVHLAVGNAPRVARFYRGRDCVAWLEDMGHYAKSIDEFADPAQVRGRVNHYVTGRDGGRDIDLRAFAADGMRLHGRLDDIRGGTASFAGDLASNLDHADQVMESIKDAIDAHIAARGIDAPEEPRYVPVWEPGPEHPRELDLAAAGITSVIFATGFRPDYTWIEVPVFDGRGYPTHWRGVTSAPGLYFLGLPWQYTWGSGRMEGVGRDARYLAERIDAARRITDVCGTLTGPPPSLSAEPLMS, via the coding sequence ATGACCGTCACCGACACGCATTATCCGGTCGTGGTCGTCGGCGGTGGTCAGGCGGGCCTGTCGGCCAGCTACTGTTTGCGGGAGCGCGGGATCCGGCACGTGGTGCTCGAGGCGAACCGGCTCGGGCATGACTGGCGGACCCGCCGGTGGGAGTCGTTCTGCCTGGTCACGCCGAACTGGCAGTGCGCACTGCCCGGATTTCCGTACAAGGGGCCGGACCCGGACGGGTTCATGGTGCGCGACGAGATCGTGTCCTACCTCGAACGCTACGCCGAGCTCTTCGACCCGCCGCTGGTCGAAGGGGTGAAAGCGACCCGGTTGCGGCGCACCGATGCGGGCACGTTCGTGCTTGACACGACCGCGGGCAGGCTCAGCGCCGAGCAGGTCGTGGTCGCCACCGGTGCGTATCACGTGCCCAGCACCCCGCGCATCGCCGAACGGATCCCAGCCGGGATCACGCAACTGCACTCGGCGGACTACCATAGCTCCGAGGCGTTGCCACCGGGTGAGGTACTGGTGGTGGGCAGTGGTCAGTCCGGCGCACAGATCGCCGAAGACCTGCACCTGGCCGGGCGGCGCGTGCACCTGGCCGTCGGCAACGCTCCCCGGGTCGCGCGGTTCTACCGGGGCCGCGACTGCGTGGCGTGGCTGGAGGACATGGGCCACTACGCCAAGAGCATCGACGAGTTCGCCGATCCGGCTCAGGTGCGCGGCCGGGTCAACCACTACGTCACCGGCCGCGACGGCGGACGCGACATCGACCTGCGCGCCTTCGCCGCCGACGGGATGCGGCTCCACGGCCGGTTGGACGACATCCGCGGCGGCACGGCGAGCTTCGCCGGCGACCTGGCGTCCAACTTGGACCACGCGGACCAGGTGATGGAGTCCATCAAGGACGCCATCGACGCCCACATCGCCGCTCGCGGCATCGACGCTCCCGAAGAGCCGCGGTACGTGCCGGTGTGGGAGCCCGGACCGGAGCACCCGCGCGAGCTGGACCTCGCGGCGGCCGGGATCACCTCGGTCATCTTCGCCACCGGGTTCCGGCCGGACTACACCTGGATCGAGGTGCCGGTCTTCGACGGCCGGGGCTACCCCACGCACTGGCGCGGGGTGACCAGCGCTCCCGGCTTGTACTTCCTCGGGCTGCCCTGGCAGTACACCTGGGGCTCCGGGCGGATGGAGGGCGTCGGCCGGGACGCGCGCTACCTCGCCGAGCGCATCGACGCCGCGCGCCGGATCACCGACGTGTGCGGCACTTTGACCGGCCCGCCGCCGTCGCTGTCGGCCGAACCCCTGATGAGCTGA
- a CDS encoding SDR family oxidoreductase gives MILITGASGAVGSALLREFDGSEDIIALTHHKPVGVASVRGDVTRPWLGLHPSDYRDLAARVDVVVHCAAAVNFSASHKHLHRVNVIGTGNVVQLAEDAGARLVHGSTAFVDRAGDGTPFDAYAATKASGETLVRESGLPASIARISTVIGDSSTGDIPRLQAFHYLLGFALSGQLPFLPCTPGTRVDLVPRDTVATALAALARDPEARGDYWITAGPSALPMERIIDIACEASAARASHDEDLRDIDQTVFHTRLIDPAVATTVINGVLSRASSSAEPSVIQRAADLMSAFDDADPFPTSLGILPSGPPKPTTHSNETALRHQIDHLADLPRDTWELS, from the coding sequence ATGATCCTGATCACCGGAGCTTCCGGCGCCGTCGGCTCAGCCCTGCTGCGCGAATTCGACGGGTCCGAGGACATCATCGCGCTCACCCACCACAAACCAGTAGGCGTCGCGTCTGTACGCGGCGACGTGACCCGGCCCTGGCTCGGCCTTCACCCGTCCGACTACCGCGACCTCGCAGCCCGGGTCGACGTGGTGGTGCACTGCGCGGCGGCCGTGAACTTCTCCGCCTCGCACAAGCACCTCCACCGGGTCAACGTCATCGGCACCGGCAACGTGGTGCAGCTCGCCGAGGACGCCGGGGCCCGCCTGGTGCACGGCTCGACAGCGTTCGTCGACCGAGCCGGCGATGGCACGCCCTTCGACGCGTATGCAGCCACCAAAGCCTCCGGCGAGACCCTCGTCCGCGAGTCCGGCCTTCCTGCCAGCATCGCCCGCATCTCAACCGTGATCGGTGACTCGAGCACGGGCGACATCCCGCGTTTGCAAGCGTTCCACTACCTCCTCGGATTCGCCCTGTCCGGCCAGCTCCCCTTCCTACCGTGCACACCCGGGACCCGCGTCGACCTCGTCCCTCGGGACACCGTGGCCACCGCCCTGGCCGCTCTCGCCCGCGATCCCGAAGCACGCGGCGACTACTGGATCACCGCTGGACCGAGCGCCCTGCCGATGGAACGCATCATCGACATCGCCTGCGAGGCCTCGGCCGCTCGGGCCTCGCACGACGAGGACCTGCGCGACATCGACCAGACCGTCTTCCACACCCGACTCATCGACCCCGCCGTAGCCACCACGGTCATCAACGGTGTCCTCTCCCGGGCCTCCAGCTCAGCGGAGCCCAGCGTCATCCAGCGCGCCGCCGACCTCATGAGCGCCTTTGACGATGCCGACCCGTTCCCGACCTCACTCGGAATCCTCCCGTCGGGCCCGCCCAAGCCAACCACCCACTCCAACGAAACCGCGCTGCGCCACCAGATCGACCATCTTGCCGACCTGCCCCGGGACACGTGGGAGCTTTCGTGA
- a CDS encoding DUF6531 domain-containing protein, with protein MATLIARIPQWAAELGGTLGIATPHVVASAVTLISRWVTKITDLITQLTRSLEKLSPLLSKLGTIWDDIHTALRRALRGGDSPAPTGSTHAKNTPDTPDTGPGGTEPADADTPGDTTGPAPGAGSRGRSDRQGPDVSGDRVGGQRTDGNRGCDGKGGDPVDAVSGQVIANGVDVDLPGLLPLVLQRAYASGYVGGRL; from the coding sequence GTGGCCACCCTGATCGCCCGCATCCCCCAATGGGCCGCCGAACTCGGCGGCACCCTCGGCATCGCCACCCCCCACGTGGTCGCTTCCGCGGTCACCCTCATCTCCCGCTGGGTCACCAAGATCACCGACCTGATCACGCAACTGACCCGCTCGCTGGAGAAACTCTCCCCGCTGCTGAGCAAACTCGGCACCATCTGGGACGACATCCACACCGCCCTCCGCCGAGCACTCCGCGGCGGCGACAGCCCCGCCCCCACCGGCTCCACCCACGCCAAAAACACCCCCGACACCCCCGACACCGGCCCCGGCGGCACCGAACCCGCCGACGCCGACACCCCCGGCGACACCACCGGGCCGGCTCCTGGCGCAGGTTCGCGGGGCAGGTCGGATCGCCAGGGTCCCGACGTTTCCGGGGACCGGGTCGGTGGGCAGCGCACCGACGGAAACCGCGGCTGTGACGGCAAGGGCGGTGACCCGGTCGATGCGGTTTCCGGGCAGGTGATCGCCAACGGGGTCGATGTCGACCTCCCCGGGCTGCTGCCTCTGGTGCTGCAGCGGGCCTACGCCTCCGGCTACGTGGGCGGGCGATTATGA
- a CDS encoding recombinase family protein, which translates to MGIASLMLARIRIGRRRGGVGDCIGLEPDPGTAPHVRWMFAQRRAGVSIAGIARALNDRQVPCPSVLDPGRNPRRCGQGWRVPTVTSILSNPRYTGRQVWNRQHTRRGTGEEDPSLQGWSSPQQWVISSRPTHAALVSEADFVAVQHMRATRGAVSGSARVYLLAGLVRCGLCRRRMDSHWAHRRPGYRCRHGIPAPGTARRVSRRTSMSAKTTC; encoded by the coding sequence ATGGGTATCGCCTCGTTGATGCTGGCCCGCATCCGAATCGGGCGCAGGCGCGGTGGGGTCGGCGACTGCATCGGGCTGGAGCCGGATCCCGGCACGGCACCGCATGTGCGGTGGATGTTCGCGCAGCGCCGGGCGGGCGTGAGCATCGCGGGTATCGCCCGGGCGCTCAATGATCGGCAGGTGCCGTGTCCGTCCGTGCTGGATCCGGGGCGGAATCCGCGTCGCTGTGGTCAGGGCTGGAGGGTTCCGACGGTGACCTCGATCCTATCCAACCCGCGGTATACGGGCCGTCAGGTGTGGAATCGGCAGCACACTCGCCGCGGCACCGGTGAGGAAGATCCGTCGCTGCAGGGGTGGAGCAGCCCGCAGCAGTGGGTGATCTCGAGTCGGCCGACGCATGCGGCGTTGGTCAGCGAGGCCGATTTCGTCGCCGTGCAACACATGCGAGCCACACGCGGCGCCGTATCCGGCAGCGCCCGCGTCTACCTGCTTGCGGGGCTGGTGCGGTGCGGGCTGTGTCGGCGTCGGATGGACTCGCACTGGGCGCACCGTCGTCCCGGGTATCGATGCCGTCATGGCATACCAGCACCCGGAACCGCCCGCCGGGTGAGCCGAAGAACCTCTATGTCCGCGAAGACCACCTGTTAG
- a CDS encoding recombinase family protein: MAVFGQQDLQQDLLGEWAERSGRRPAGCVSSDVDGLRFAFYGRTSTCRHQHGVTSAAWQRDAAEHTIGGYGVVVAEYFDAGCSRRVPWARRRSAAALLAAIEAEDRGFDAVVVGEYERAFTDDQFARLLPLFERCGVQVWLPEAGGRFDAADPRHQALMTMLGAQSQREVL; the protein is encoded by the coding sequence GTGGCGGTGTTCGGGCAGCAGGATCTGCAGCAGGATCTGTTGGGGGAGTGGGCGGAGCGTTCCGGTCGTCGACCGGCGGGGTGTGTGTCTTCGGATGTTGATGGGTTGCGGTTTGCGTTCTATGGCCGTACGTCGACGTGTCGTCATCAGCATGGGGTGACGTCGGCGGCGTGGCAGCGGGATGCGGCGGAACACACGATTGGCGGGTATGGGGTGGTGGTTGCGGAGTATTTCGACGCTGGGTGTTCTCGGCGGGTGCCGTGGGCGCGGCGTCGGAGTGCGGCTGCACTGTTGGCGGCGATCGAGGCGGAGGATCGTGGGTTCGATGCGGTCGTCGTTGGTGAGTATGAGCGTGCGTTCACTGATGATCAGTTCGCTCGTTTGCTTCCGTTGTTCGAGCGTTGTGGTGTGCAGGTGTGGTTGCCGGAGGCGGGTGGGCGGTTCGACGCTGCTGATCCGCGGCATCAGGCGTTGATGACGATGTTGGGTGCTCAGTCGCAGCGTGAGGTGCTTTAG